The proteins below come from a single Dermacentor albipictus isolate Rhodes 1998 colony chromosome 7, USDA_Dalb.pri_finalv2, whole genome shotgun sequence genomic window:
- the Srp14 gene encoding signal recognition particle 14 kDa protein encodes MVLLENESFLSELTKLFQKYRSSGSVYITMKRYDGRTKPKPRQEKLAANPIQPPAEYKCLLRAHAGPNKISTVINAKDVNRFQLAYANLLKGNIDGLKKKDKKKSTAKATQ; translated from the exons ATGGTGTTGCTCGAGAATGAATCG TTTCTAAGCGAACTGACGAAGTTGTTCCAAAAGTACAGAAGCAGTGGTTCCGTCTACATCACCATGAAAAGAT ATGATGGCAGAACCAAGCCAAAGCCACGGCAAGAGAAGCTTGCTGCCAATCCAATCCAGCCACCAGCAGAGTACAAGTGCCTACTCAGAGCGCATGCTGGGCCAAACAAGATCAGCACAGTG ATTAACGCCAAGGACGTCAACAGGTTTCAACTG GCATACGCAAACCTTCTCAAAGGAAACATTGATGGACTCAAGAAGAAGGACAAGAAGAAGAGCACTGCCAAGGCCACTCAGTAA